The following are from one region of the Sandaracinus amylolyticus genome:
- a CDS encoding MopE-related protein, which produces MHHLALLALVLSGCALSHERPACPGGAEPVTSFEDRDGDGHGDPSRAHVGCVPAPGTVATALDCDDTDTTRYPGAPEICGTGVLEDCEGDGADCRLRGALDERDADAVLLGERALDVAGAAVVALDADRDGTLDLAIGAPYRAVGETRAAGSVYVALGPFAGERSLSTAEARVDGTRVHGHLGAALARADLDADGAADLVVGEASAGTTSRVLFAPGPYEGVRDADTLSGYLLPQNAQVQLAAGELGGSAALDLAIGALTLGAGARPTAGGVVVFEGPLTTDAFPAATLGGSGGELPGGQLATLGDVDGDGRDDLAMGVYREVVDAIGAREYEPRVDVMVGDWARTVRATLTLPRVLDAHPFAVAGGDLDGDGEIDLAIGLPFDTYLLGVPGLNPGRVLVFRGPLRGALRVEDASAVLIGSEDDERAGIALAVIGDLDADGRDELAIGSMAPRRDGTGEPLRAARVYVVYGGDIGGELALEESELWIEGAIAPWRVGDLNGDGLDDVVVSDAWSDAGRVMVIHATGI; this is translated from the coding sequence ATGCATCACCTCGCTTTGCTCGCGCTCGTCCTCTCGGGATGCGCGCTCTCGCACGAGCGCCCCGCGTGCCCCGGCGGCGCCGAGCCGGTCACGTCGTTCGAGGATCGCGACGGCGACGGCCACGGCGATCCTTCGCGGGCCCACGTCGGGTGCGTGCCCGCGCCCGGCACCGTCGCGACCGCGCTCGACTGCGACGACACGGACACCACGCGCTACCCGGGCGCGCCCGAGATCTGCGGCACCGGCGTGCTCGAGGACTGCGAGGGCGACGGCGCGGACTGTCGACTGCGCGGTGCGCTCGACGAGCGCGACGCCGACGCGGTGCTGCTCGGAGAGCGCGCGCTCGACGTCGCAGGCGCCGCGGTCGTCGCGCTCGATGCGGATCGCGACGGCACGCTCGACCTCGCGATCGGCGCGCCGTACCGCGCGGTGGGCGAGACGCGCGCCGCGGGCTCGGTGTACGTCGCGCTCGGGCCGTTCGCGGGAGAGCGCTCGCTCAGCACGGCCGAGGCGCGCGTCGACGGGACGCGCGTCCACGGGCACCTCGGCGCGGCGCTCGCGCGCGCCGATCTCGACGCCGACGGCGCGGCCGATCTGGTCGTCGGCGAGGCGAGCGCGGGCACGACGAGCCGGGTGCTGTTCGCGCCCGGACCCTACGAGGGCGTGCGCGACGCCGACACGCTCTCGGGCTACCTGCTCCCGCAGAACGCGCAGGTCCAGCTCGCGGCGGGAGAGCTCGGCGGCAGCGCGGCGCTGGACCTCGCGATCGGCGCGCTGACCCTCGGCGCCGGCGCACGTCCGACCGCGGGCGGCGTGGTGGTGTTCGAGGGCCCGCTGACCACCGACGCGTTCCCTGCGGCCACGCTCGGGGGGAGCGGCGGCGAGCTCCCCGGCGGACAGCTCGCGACGCTCGGCGACGTCGACGGTGATGGTCGAGACGATCTCGCGATGGGCGTCTACCGCGAGGTCGTCGACGCGATCGGCGCGCGCGAGTACGAGCCGCGCGTCGACGTGATGGTGGGCGACTGGGCGCGCACGGTGCGCGCGACGCTGACGTTGCCCCGGGTGCTCGACGCCCACCCGTTCGCCGTGGCGGGTGGGGATCTCGACGGCGACGGCGAGATCGATCTCGCGATCGGGCTGCCCTTCGACACGTACCTGCTCGGGGTGCCGGGCCTGAACCCGGGTCGTGTGCTCGTGTTCCGCGGGCCACTGCGCGGCGCGCTCCGCGTCGAGGACGCGAGCGCGGTGCTGATCGGCAGCGAGGACGACGAGCGCGCGGGCATCGCGCTCGCGGTGATCGGCGATCTCGATGCCGACGGGCGCGACGAGCTGGCGATCGGCAGCATGGCGCCGCGGCGCGACGGAACGGGCGAGCCACTGCGCGCGGCCCGCGTGTACGTCGTCTACGGCGGCGACATCGGGGGCGAGCTCGCGCTCGAGGAGTCGGAGCTGTGGATCGAGGGGGCGATCGCGCCGTGGCGCGTCGGCGATCTGAACGGCGATGGGCTCGACGACGTGGTGGTGTCCGACGCGTGGAGCGATGCGGGGCGCGTGATGGTGATCCACGCG
- a CDS encoding alcohol dehydrogenase: MAKMRAVQVSRRGGPLEQVEREVPQPRAGEARIAVRACGVCHSDAAVVEGALPGLEYPRVPGHEVAGVIDALGPGVTAWKLGDYVGVGWNGGYDGTCDACRRGRFFGCVATKITGASFDGGYAEHMIAPVSALVRLPSELSPIDAAPLMCAGVTTFNALRNSGARPGDLVAIHGIGGLGHLGVQFAARMGFRTVAIARGSDKEPLAKQLGATRYIDSQAVDPVEELTKLGGATAILATVTSGKAMSAILGGLGPAGRLIVIGATPDPIEGNAYALISGARSIQGAYSGTSIDSQDTAAFSLLTGVRSMNEIFPFSEAPQAYARMMSGKARFRVVLTMNG; encoded by the coding sequence GTGGCCAAGATGCGTGCGGTGCAGGTCTCGCGTCGCGGCGGGCCGCTCGAGCAGGTCGAGCGCGAGGTCCCCCAGCCGCGCGCGGGCGAGGCGCGGATCGCGGTGCGCGCGTGCGGCGTCTGCCACAGCGACGCCGCGGTGGTCGAGGGCGCGCTGCCGGGGCTCGAGTATCCGCGGGTGCCCGGCCACGAGGTGGCCGGGGTCATCGACGCGCTCGGGCCCGGCGTCACGGCGTGGAAGCTCGGCGACTACGTCGGCGTGGGCTGGAACGGCGGCTACGACGGCACCTGCGACGCGTGCCGGCGCGGCCGCTTCTTCGGATGCGTCGCGACCAAGATCACCGGCGCCAGCTTCGACGGCGGGTATGCCGAGCACATGATCGCGCCGGTCAGCGCGCTGGTGCGCTTGCCCAGCGAGCTCTCGCCGATCGACGCCGCGCCGCTCATGTGCGCCGGCGTCACCACCTTCAACGCGCTGCGCAACAGCGGCGCGCGGCCCGGCGACCTCGTCGCGATCCACGGCATCGGCGGGCTCGGCCACCTCGGCGTGCAGTTCGCCGCGCGCATGGGCTTCCGCACCGTCGCGATCGCGCGCGGGAGCGACAAGGAGCCGCTCGCGAAGCAGCTCGGCGCGACGCGCTACATCGACAGCCAGGCCGTCGATCCCGTCGAGGAGCTGACCAAGCTCGGCGGCGCGACCGCGATCCTCGCGACGGTCACCAGCGGCAAGGCGATGAGCGCGATCCTCGGCGGGCTCGGGCCCGCGGGACGGCTGATCGTGATCGGCGCCACGCCCGACCCGATCGAGGGGAACGCCTACGCGCTCATCAGCGGCGCACGATCGATCCAGGGCGCGTACTCGGGCACCTCGATCGACTCCCAGGACACCGCCGCGTTCAGCCTGCTCACCGGCGTGCGATCGATGAACGAGATCTTCCCGTTCTCCGAGGCGCCCCAGGCCTACGCCCGCATGATGAGCGGCAAGGCGCGCTTCCGCGTGGTGCTGACGATGAACGGCTGA
- a CDS encoding sigma-54-dependent transcriptional regulator codes for MPRAAILVVDDEKNILSTLSRALRVEDFDVDVAGSAEIALEKARVRAYDAYLVDVNMPGMDGLSLIRALRDAQIDAPVLVMSGQGTIETAVEATRLGAHDFLEKPIGTDRLLLSLERALQFTKLAHENESLRERVGESTGLIGESAPMRGLRDQISLAASASANVLIMGERGTGKELVAAAIHRGSKRNKGPFEKLNCAAVPSELIESELFGHEAGAFTGATKQRRGKFERATKGTLFLDEVGDMPSPMQAKLLRVLQEGEIERVGGGDLLKVDVRVVAATNKPLKKEIEEGRFRADLFDRLNVVPLRVPSLRERIEDVPMLAGHFLRIACAANDRRGKSFSEGALAQLGRHDFPGNVRELRNLVERLVILVPGDVIHESDVRAHVGQGGASTGGGYYRPGAHLEDMVKEAERDLVLRALEHHQGHITRTAADLGLERSHLYKKMKALGIRRDATGEVDE; via the coding sequence ATGCCGCGCGCTGCGATCCTGGTCGTCGACGACGAGAAGAACATCCTGAGCACGCTCTCTCGCGCGCTGCGCGTCGAGGACTTCGACGTCGACGTCGCGGGCAGCGCCGAGATCGCGCTCGAGAAGGCGCGGGTGCGCGCCTACGACGCGTACCTCGTCGACGTGAACATGCCGGGCATGGACGGGCTCTCGCTCATCCGCGCGCTGCGCGACGCGCAGATCGACGCGCCGGTGCTGGTGATGAGCGGGCAGGGCACGATCGAGACCGCGGTCGAGGCGACGCGCCTCGGCGCCCACGACTTCCTCGAGAAGCCGATCGGCACCGATCGACTGCTGCTCTCGCTCGAGCGCGCGCTGCAGTTCACCAAGCTCGCGCACGAGAACGAGTCGCTGCGCGAGCGGGTGGGCGAGTCGACGGGCCTCATCGGCGAGAGCGCGCCGATGCGCGGGCTGCGCGATCAGATCTCGCTCGCCGCGAGCGCGAGCGCGAACGTGCTGATCATGGGCGAGCGCGGCACCGGCAAGGAGCTGGTCGCGGCGGCGATCCACCGCGGGAGCAAGCGCAACAAGGGTCCCTTCGAGAAGCTCAACTGCGCCGCGGTGCCGAGCGAGCTGATCGAGAGCGAGCTCTTCGGGCACGAGGCGGGCGCGTTCACCGGCGCGACCAAGCAGCGGCGCGGCAAGTTCGAGCGCGCGACCAAGGGCACGCTCTTCCTCGACGAGGTGGGCGACATGCCCTCGCCGATGCAGGCGAAGCTGCTGCGCGTGCTGCAGGAGGGCGAGATCGAACGGGTGGGCGGCGGCGATCTGCTGAAGGTCGACGTGCGGGTGGTCGCGGCGACGAACAAGCCGCTCAAGAAGGAGATCGAGGAGGGACGGTTCCGCGCCGATCTCTTCGATCGACTGAACGTGGTGCCGCTGCGGGTGCCGAGCCTGCGCGAGCGCATCGAGGACGTGCCGATGCTCGCGGGGCACTTCCTGCGCATCGCGTGCGCGGCGAACGATCGTCGCGGCAAGAGCTTCAGCGAGGGCGCGCTGGCGCAGCTCGGGAGGCACGACTTCCCGGGCAACGTGCGCGAGCTACGGAACCTGGTGGAGCGGCTGGTGATCCTGGTGCCGGGCGACGTGATCCACGAGAGCGACGTGCGCGCGCACGTGGGGCAGGGCGGGGCGAGCACGGGCGGCGGGTACTACCGGCCGGGCGCGCACCTCGAGGACATGGTGAAGGAGGCCGAGCGCGACCTGGTGCTGCGCGCGCTCGAGCACCACCAGGGGCACATCACGCGCACTGCGGCGGATCTCGGGCTGGAGCGGAGTCATCTGTACAAGAAGATGAAGGCCCTCGGGATCCGTAGAGATGCGACTGGGGAAGTGGACGAGTAG